CCTTGGCGTTCTCGTTCACGTCGCACTTCCAGCGCATCGCCGCAACACCCCCGAGCGGGCCACCCCCGTAGACCAACGGGACGGTACGGCCGATCTGCCGGGCCAGCGCCCGAGCCGGGTTGGCGTCGCCTGTGACGCCGGTTGCGCAGGAATCGCGTCGGGCCGCGAGGGCCTTCTCCGCCTCGAGCAGCCAGGCGTGCGCGTCGGGGAGCAGGCCGGCGCGCTTGGCGGTCACGAAGAGCGGGACGACCAGCGCGCCGAGAGCAGCACGGGGTTGGAGGCCCGCGGGGCAGTCGAAGTGCAGGAGGTCGTGCTCCCGTGCGAGCGCTCCCAGGGCTCCTCCACTCGTGACGGCCACGACCGTGGCACCGGCATCGAGGGCGGCGTGGGTCGTCGTGAGGGTCTCCTCGGTGTCACCCGAGTAGGACTGCGCGAAGACGAGCGTGCGCGAACCGAGGAACGCCGGCGCGTCGTAGTCCTTCACGACGGTCACCGGCACGGGAAGCGCGCGCCTGCCGACCGACGCCAGGACATCGCCCGAGATGCCCGACCCGCCCATCCCGCAGACGACGATCGAGTCGACGTCGTCTGCCGCCGGGAACCTGTCGGCCGGGATCGACCCTGCGGCCTTGTGGGCCGCGGCGACCTGTTCGGGGAGCCCGTGGACGGCGTCCGCGAAGTCGAGGGTGTCGAGACTGGCCACGGTGTCCTCCGGTCAGACGTCGAAGGTGGGAGCGATTCCCTCGGCCTCGGCGCGCTCCACCAGCGCCTCGTGCTCCGCGTCATCGACCGGCTCTGCCTCGTCGACGAGCATCACCGGGATGCCGTCACGGATCAGGTACCTGCGTCGGAGGCGCGGGTTGTAGAGGAAGTCGTCGGCCTCGAAGTAGAGGAGAGGTCCCTTGTCCTCGGGGCAGGCCAGGATCTCCAGCAGCCGCTTGTCGAGCGCCATGTTCGTCCCTTTCGGATCGTGCGGACGGGATTCGGGTTGTCGGGAAACGGTCGGGGCGGGACTACGCCCGGATGACGGCGAGGACCTCGTCGGTCCGCTTCGAGCACTCCTCACGGGTCGGGGCCTCGAGGTTCAGGCGCAGGAGCGGCTCGGTGTTGGACGGGCGGAGGTTGAACCA
This Acidimicrobiia bacterium DNA region includes the following protein-coding sequences:
- a CDS encoding bifunctional phosphoglucose/phosphomannose isomerase, giving the protein MASLDTLDFADAVHGLPEQVAAAHKAAGSIPADRFPAADDVDSIVVCGMGGSGISGDVLASVGRRALPVPVTVVKDYDAPAFLGSRTLVFAQSYSGDTEETLTTTHAALDAGATVVAVTSGGALGALAREHDLLHFDCPAGLQPRAALGALVVPLFVTAKRAGLLPDAHAWLLEAEKALAARRDSCATGVTGDANPARALARQIGRTVPLVYGGGPLGGVAAMRWKCDVNENAKAPAVWNVYPELDHNEICGWGQHGDVTRQVFTLVTLRHDFEGERVPERIAATTGLIDEALAATLEVRAHGEGPLAQLLDLMYVGDWTSLYLAYDNEVDPGPIDAIQQLKKELAGEDL
- a CDS encoding Trm112 family protein; translated protein: MALDKRLLEILACPEDKGPLLYFEADDFLYNPRLRRRYLIRDGIPVMLVDEAEPVDDAEHEALVERAEAEGIAPTFDV